GCTCGCCGAAATAGCCGACCGGCTGAAGGCGGCGCTGCGCGAGCCGGCCAACGCCGGGGCGCCACCGCAAGGCGAGCGCAAGCCCACCGCCGGCGCCGCGGCCGGGCCGCCCGAGCGGCCGCAGCGGCCTGCTAGGCCCGAGAAGGAAGCCGCCGTGCCGGTCGGCACGGCGCCGAAATCCGATTGAAGCCTTAGGCCGCCTCCTCCTTGCCCGCAGGCTCCCGGCGCGGCACTGCCGAGCGGGGCGCGTCCGGCCTGACCGCGCGCGAAATCGCGACGATGCGGGTGAGCACCGCCTTGGCTGCCGCCGTGCGATGGTGGAGTTCGCCGATCAGCTGGCCGGCGTCATCGGAGCGGGCCTCGAACGCGTCCTCGGTCTCGTCCGCCAGGCTACGCAGGCCGGCGATCGCAGCTTCCGCGCGCCGGCTTGCCGCGGCGAGATCGGCGATCGTCGCCCGCAGCCTGTGCTCCTCCAGGCGCAGCATGCCGAGGCGCCGATAAAGCGCAACGCAGAAGCTGATGGTGACGAGCAACAGCGCGGCGATCAGACCGTCGACCAGAATGGCTATGGGAATTGCGTTCACGAGACCTCCGCGGCGGATACGATGCGCCGAGGGACCACGCGCACCGCCGCCCATAAGAAAAGTCTTTGGTTAATGAAGGGTTGCGCCCGGCTTTGAACGTGGCTCAGCCGTGCCCGAGGATCTCCGCCAGCGGCATGCGCCGGGCCTCCTCCGCCGGGCGCGACAGAAAGAACTCGGCATAGAGCCAGCCCTCGGCTTCGCGGCCCGCGGCGT
The sequence above is a segment of the Hyphomicrobiales bacterium genome. Coding sequences within it:
- a CDS encoding DUF6468 domain-containing protein, producing MNAIPIAILVDGLIAALLLVTISFCVALYRRLGMLRLEEHRLRATIADLAAASRRAEAAIAGLRSLADETEDAFEARSDDAGQLIGELHHRTAAAKAVLTRIVAISRAVRPDAPRSAVPRREPAGKEEAA